In the genome of Luteitalea sp., the window GACCTGGGCATCATCGGCCGATACGTGCTCACGCCGGACATCTTCGACGCGCTCGCCGCGACGCGCGAGGATCGAACGGGCGAGATCCAGCTCACCAACGGCCTCCGCGCACTGCTCAAGAGTCGGCCCATCTACGCCTGCCACGTGAAGGGCACGCGTCACGACACCGGAAACAAGCTCGGCTTCCTGAAAGCGGTGGTCTACTTCGCGCTGAAACGGCCGGAGCTGGCCGAGTCGTTCCGAGCGTATCTCCAGAGCCAGACAAAGCTACGGTGAGCTACGAGGAAGATGAGGAGGGGGTTGAAGCGCCGCTGCTCTTGGCACCAGTGTCGCTCTTCTTTTCGCCGGTGCTCTTAGCACTGCTTTCGCTCTTGGCGCTGCCTTCGTCCTTTGCCGTCGCTTCGCCCTTGGAGCCGCCATCTGTCGCGGTGCTGCCGTTGCCACCCTTCCGCGCATAGTCGGTGATGTACCAACCCGTTCCCTTGAACTGGATGGCGGGTGACGAAGGAAGCTTGCGAATCGCTCCCGCACATTGGGGACAATCGGCAAGGGGCGCGTCGGAGAATTTCTGGATGACCTCGAAGCGGTGACTGCACTGTTCGCATTGATACTCGTAGAGCGGCATAGTTACCTACCCGTACAGCCCATCAATTGTAGCCGGTCTCCCTCCTCCAGCGCAACGAGCATCCCCACGGCAGGGCGCCGGCATCCTCGGGAGCAGGGCACGGACCCGTTACTCCAGCGCCACACCATCGTCGGCGGCACCGAGGAGGAGGCGGCGATGTGCTGGAAACGGCAGCGTCCCCTGGCCCAGCAGCCGGTCGTGAAACTTCCGCAGCGAGAAGCTGTTGCGCTCCTGACGCTCGCAATCGTCGCGAAGCTTGAGGAGCATGAGCTTGCCGAGGGCGTAGGTCACGTAGCCCGGGTCGAAGGTGCCGCGTTCCGCCTCACGCCTGGCCGATCCCTCCTCGAGCAACGCCTCGTCTCGGAAGAAGCGCACCCCTTGCTCAACCGACCAATCGTCGGTGTGAAGCCGCACACCAACCACGAGGCGCGCCAGACGCACGAGCGCTTCCACGAGCTGGCCGAGCTCGATGGCGGGATCTTGTTCGCCAAAGCCCGCCTCGATCATCAAGTGCTCACCGTAGTGGGCCCATCCTTCGACAAACGACATCGGCGCCAAGAGCGCTGAGCGCCGCTGCTTCGGGGACACGCGGCGCAAGTGCTGAAAGTGCAAGAAGTGCCCAGGGTAGGCCTCGTGCATGGAGATTGCCCAGAGCGTCGCGTCGCTGAAGTCGCGCAGATGCTCTTCCTGCCGTTCTGGCGACCAGGCGGGATCGACGTCCGTGACGTAGTAGCTCGAGCGGATGGGGCGCGGCTCGAACGGTCCGGGCGCCCAGAGACTCGCAAAGGTCCATCGATAGAATGGCGGCGTGGGCCCAACCTCGAGCGCCGCGTCCTCTGGCACCGATACGAGCTGGCGCGCACGGAGAAAGTCAGCCAGCGCCGTGACCTGCTCGCTCGCTCGCGCAACCATTTGACCGGCTGGCGGGTGGGCGCGCTTCACCGCTTCCCATACCACGGCCGCCTCGTCACGGCCGACGCGTGCCGCAGCGCGGCGAAACGCCTCCTTGACCGAGTCGATCTCTCGGAGGCCAATGGCCAACAGCCGATTGGCGTCTGCCGTGACACCCTCATCGAGACGCAGCTTTTGGAGAAACCGCTCGCTTCCCAGCCGGAACGACGCACGGGCCCGCGGCGCGAGCTCCTTCTCGAGATACTCGATTGTCGCTTCGAGAGCATGCGTGGCTTCAGAGGAGGCGTCCGCGAGGTCGCCAAGCAGCGAGAGCTCATCGACCGTGGCGAACGCCCGGGGCAGGTCACGCTCAATGAACTGCAACAAGCCACGCAGCGTCTCGACCGCTGTCCGGATGAAGATGCCGGGCGGCTCTTTCACGTTGTTCCGCAGCGCATCGAAGAGTCGCGGCACTTGCCAGAGCTTGGAGACGACCCGGCGCGCGCGCTCAGAAACGGGCGCGTAAGGGAAGATGGCCTGCGCGGCAAGGCTCACGGCCAACGTCTCCGCGTAGAGCTGCGGATTGCGCTCCCATGTACGAACGGTTTCCAGCTCGTACACACGCGACTGTAGGTTGCTCGACAGCGCCTCGGCCTCAACCCGCTCCTCATCGTTCAACACGGCGGTCTTGATTGCCGCGAGGCGGCGTGCGAATCCACCGAGCTCGCGGGTCTGACGGTCGATGGCTGCGCGCGAGAAATCCTCGAGGAGGTCATCGTAGGCATGAACACCATCGAACGTCGCGCCGGTGGGCTCCTGCTCGTAGCGCCAGCTCAGATAATCCTCGACGAAATGCGGAAGCGCTTCGGCCACGCCGGCTCTTCCTAGGGAGCCTTTCGATTGACGAGTCACTTTATAGTCTTCGGCTTTCTGGATTCTGGGACTTACGGGCGTCGTCGGGAGAAAACGGGGACAGTCCTCGCTTTCGGGAGACGACGTGGGTCGTTACCAAAATAGCGGGCCGAAAACGGGCGGTCCCGTCCTCCCCGGGTGGTGCCCAGCCGTCGGGCTGGGGCCCGCAAGACCGACAATGTAGAATACGTCTTCTGCGGCTTCTGAAGTGGTCTTTTGCATTTCGCATGCGTCTTTTCCGCCCGACACCCGTCAGTAGGCCTTGATTGTCCTGCCTCAGCAGGCGAAGGATCGCGCCAGCATGGGAGGCCGCCTCTATGTCGTTTCCACGCCCATTGGCAATCTGGAGGATGTCACGCTGCGGGCACTCCGGGTACTGCGCGACGTGGCGCTCATTGCTGCCGAAGACACGCGTCGGACCCGGCGCCTGCTCGCCCATGCCAGTATAGGCACCCGCATGATCAGCTTGCACGGTCACAATGAGCGGGCGGCTTCGGCTCGAGTGCTGGGCGAGCTGTCGGCGGCGCGCGACGTGGCGCTCGTGAGCGACGCCGGGACGCCGCTTCTATCCGATCCTGGCCTCGAGCTGGTTCGCCAGGCGCTCGACGCCGGCATCCGTGTCGAGCCGATCCCGGGACCAAGTGCAGTCGTCGCCGCCTTGGTCGTGTCGGGGATGCCGTCGCACCAGTTCACGTTCCTCGGATTCCCGCCAGCGCGCGGCAAGGAGCGCCGGGCCTGGCTCCAGACCCTGGCCCAGGAACAGCGAACCGTGGTTTGCTTCGAGGCGCCTCATCGCATCCGCCGGACGCTACAGGATATTGCGGCCCTCGTGGGAGACTGTCAGGTTGCGGTGTGTCGCGAGCTGACCAAGATTCACGAGGAATTGATTCGAGGGCCAGTTTCAACCGTGCTCGCAGCGGAGTCCCTCCAGCACCCCCTTGGCGAGCTTACTCTGGTGTTTGACCTATCAAGTGGAATCGCTGCACCTGCTGAGGGGTGCAGCCCCGTTACCGATCAAGAGATTGCTTCGCTATTCGGTCAAATGATAGATAACGTGGGTCCTTCAGATCGCCGCCCTCGCCGACGGGCAATTGCCGGCGTGGCCACTCGTTATGGCATTAGCCAGAAAGAAGTGTACGCTGCCATAGAACGGGCGAAGCGGTGCATGCCTAGCAACCATGACTGAGCTGCAAACCATCATCCTGGCGGCAGGGCCCGGTTTGCGAATGCACTCTCAGCGGCCGAAGCCGCTTCACAAACTTGGGGGCATTGCCCTATTAGATTGGGTCTTAAGAGCCGCACACGCCGATGGAGCCTCAACAACAACAGTAGTTATAGGTCATAAACCAGAATTGATCCGTGAGGCGCTCCGTGCGTGGCCCGCGGTCCGTCTTGCCGTCCAGCAACCACTCCTTGGTCCCATCCACGCAGTCGCCTGTGCGGTAAAAGCGCTTGGGATGGTGCACGGCACCTATCTCATCGTCCCCGCCGACCTGCCGCTCCTTCGTCCTGCTACGCTGCGGCGGGTGGTTGCCGAGCACACACGGTCTGGCGCGGCAATGACGCTCGCGACGGCAGTGGTGCCCCAGCCGTACGGCTACACACGCGTTTTTCGCCAGCAGGGCCGCCTCACGCACATCGTCGAGGAACGGGACTTGTCGCCCGAGCAGCGGCGCGCTCGCGAGATCGCGGGGGGCGTGTGCGCCTTTGCCGCGGCTCCGCTTCGGGAGATTCTGGGGACGCTCGACTGGCGAGAGGGAGAGCGTGATCGCACGCTGCCCGACCTGGTGGCGTTGTTCAAAAAGCGTGGCCTCGCCATTCACACGGTCGAGGCTGTTCAGCCGGGCGAGCTGATGGGTGTGAACTCGCAGACCCAGCTCGCCGAGGCAGGTGTTCTGATGCGACAAGCCAAGAACGAAGAGCTCATGGCAGCAGGTGTCACCCTGGAGGACCCTGCCACCACCTACGTCGGTCCCGACGTGGAAGTGGGGCCGGACACAGTGCTCCATCCCAACGTTTACCTCGAAGGCCGTACCCGCATCGGCACCGCCTGCGAGATCCACTCCGGCACGCGTCTCGTGGACTCGGAAGTGGCGGATCATGCAGTGGTCTTGAACCACTGCGTCATCGAGGAGTCGCAGATTGGATCACACGCCACGGTTGGGCCGTTTGCGCACTTCCGGCCGGGCACGCGCGTTGGCCCGGAGGCGAAGATCGGCAACTTCGTCGAGCTCAAGAAGACAACGTTCGGTCGCGGCTCGAAGGCGAACCACCTGACATACCTCGGCGACGCGATCGTCGGTGAGCGTGTCAACGTCGGGGCGGGCACGATCACCTGCAACTACGACGGCACGACGAAGCACCAGACAGTCATCGAGGACGAGGCGTTCATCGGCAGCGATTCACAGCTGATCGCACCAGTGCGCGTGGGCCGAGGGGCGTATATAGCTGCGGGATCCTCGGTCACGGACGAGGTCCCGGCGGACGCGCTGGCCGTGGCACGCAGCCGGCAGGTCAACAAGGAAGGCTGGGCCCGGGAACGGCGTAAAAAGGCGCACGGTGCGGAATGAAAGTCGCGCCGGCGCCCTGGCGTTTGCAGCGCCTATCAGGCCAATGAGTTGCGGGATGAATCTCTATGTGCGGCATCATCGGTTACATCGGTGAGCAGGCGGTGGTTCCGGTCATTCTCGACGGGCTCCGCAAGCTGGAGTATCGAGGCTACGACTCTGCGGGTGT includes:
- a CDS encoding DUF885 family protein, giving the protein MQKAEDYKVTRQSKGSLGRAGVAEALPHFVEDYLSWRYEQEPTGATFDGVHAYDDLLEDFSRAAIDRQTRELGGFARRLAAIKTAVLNDEERVEAEALSSNLQSRVYELETVRTWERNPQLYAETLAVSLAAQAIFPYAPVSERARRVVSKLWQVPRLFDALRNNVKEPPGIFIRTAVETLRGLLQFIERDLPRAFATVDELSLLGDLADASSEATHALEATIEYLEKELAPRARASFRLGSERFLQKLRLDEGVTADANRLLAIGLREIDSVKEAFRRAAARVGRDEAAVVWEAVKRAHPPAGQMVARASEQVTALADFLRARQLVSVPEDAALEVGPTPPFYRWTFASLWAPGPFEPRPIRSSYYVTDVDPAWSPERQEEHLRDFSDATLWAISMHEAYPGHFLHFQHLRRVSPKQRRSALLAPMSFVEGWAHYGEHLMIEAGFGEQDPAIELGQLVEALVRLARLVVGVRLHTDDWSVEQGVRFFRDEALLEEGSARREAERGTFDPGYVTYALGKLMLLKLRDDCERQERNSFSLRKFHDRLLGQGTLPFPAHRRLLLGAADDGVALE
- a CDS encoding zinc ribbon domain-containing protein, translating into MPLYEYQCEQCSHRFEVIQKFSDAPLADCPQCAGAIRKLPSSPAIQFKGTGWYITDYARKGGNGSTATDGGSKGEATAKDEGSAKSESSAKSTGEKKSDTGAKSSGASTPSSSSS
- the glmU gene encoding UDP-N-acetylglucosamine diphosphorylase/glucosamine-1-phosphate N-acetyltransferase gives rise to the protein MTELQTIILAAGPGLRMHSQRPKPLHKLGGIALLDWVLRAAHADGASTTTVVIGHKPELIREALRAWPAVRLAVQQPLLGPIHAVACAVKALGMVHGTYLIVPADLPLLRPATLRRVVAEHTRSGAAMTLATAVVPQPYGYTRVFRQQGRLTHIVEERDLSPEQRRAREIAGGVCAFAAAPLREILGTLDWREGERDRTLPDLVALFKKRGLAIHTVEAVQPGELMGVNSQTQLAEAGVLMRQAKNEELMAAGVTLEDPATTYVGPDVEVGPDTVLHPNVYLEGRTRIGTACEIHSGTRLVDSEVADHAVVLNHCVIEESQIGSHATVGPFAHFRPGTRVGPEAKIGNFVELKKTTFGRGSKANHLTYLGDAIVGERVNVGAGTITCNYDGTTKHQTVIEDEAFIGSDSQLIAPVRVGRGAYIAAGSSVTDEVPADALAVARSRQVNKEGWARERRKKAHGAE
- the rsmI gene encoding 16S rRNA (cytidine(1402)-2'-O)-methyltransferase, translated to MGGRLYVVSTPIGNLEDVTLRALRVLRDVALIAAEDTRRTRRLLAHASIGTRMISLHGHNERAASARVLGELSAARDVALVSDAGTPLLSDPGLELVRQALDAGIRVEPIPGPSAVVAALVVSGMPSHQFTFLGFPPARGKERRAWLQTLAQEQRTVVCFEAPHRIRRTLQDIAALVGDCQVAVCRELTKIHEELIRGPVSTVLAAESLQHPLGELTLVFDLSSGIAAPAEGCSPVTDQEIASLFGQMIDNVGPSDRRPRRRAIAGVATRYGISQKEVYAAIERAKRCMPSNHD